The Amblyomma americanum isolate KBUSLIRL-KWMA chromosome 3, ASM5285725v1, whole genome shotgun sequence genome window below encodes:
- the LOC144124120 gene encoding tudor domain-containing protein 1-like, which produces MAPEKCVETGVVATHSIPRPRDVPFEVCVPVRVTYYDGPAKVFLRYNPPGVPEYAYENFCVAHWKRHVHEVFVGMYCLVCHNGRMEEGLRAQIRDVHKNPNGPQALARILYVDTGREDVVELDCVYPIDAEATAEPRGTVECCLHRLRPTLRSTRSDLMHLLPDACEPSYEDLACSIFHSVTDTGVYEVDLFVMCSTKRMGLVRLNVGENLVYNGYAEFLSYLYDIPAMDGNPAQTSSTLALPPCEEGRSKTPETSPPTLSDRGDTPSEGSAPCYELAAAEEPRGYSWEITVTYICTPDHWYGQLTSRSKDLLEVCSIISSSSSESACSEPEVKKGSYLIYRDLPHATGARVRVEEILGCDRCRIFLLDYGNRKVVSSSCLFRLDRRLRSISPLALRFHLTGIRPWTEWTEAAVTRFEALTQADTKLTVEVLETQSCGDEFGDKVHLVKLFSKTHGNVAECMIRDGYARMPIERKATPVQSTNLGDMQFDPMQDDYNDVLNSYGVNTDDPGVATSKFAVKKSHRICKFFSAQGTCKQGQYFVYSHVAEEANSALLHVNEPVLSLPRNMRPPVLGSWVFGQVSACKSPSFFFLIFPYGKSPFEQLIVEDMASRSKLSLENLMEDMQRECNLRKFSEDRLFTKAEGELVAARSSRDAHWYRGQVVSVGHGDVLQVFFVDFGFCEWVPVKEVKALDERFAHLPLQAHPACIVADGFSCPGDKTGWDAEMREVFLNCVTRKDLLVEIVRIFDGLLHVRLYFLKDDMLFNVTDCMTACKRRSIKEECRMRSISTKTRMVPL; this is translated from the exons ATGGCTCCGGAGAAGTGTGTTGAGACCGGAGTGGTTGCGACGCATTCAATACCGCGGCCGCGTGATGTGCCTTTTGAAGTTTGCGTCCCAGTTCGTGTGACTTACTACGATGGACCAGCCAAAGTCTTCCTGCGTTACAACCCGCCTGGCGTTCCTGAATACGCATACGAGAACTTCTGCGTTGCCCACTGGAAACGCCACGTGCACGAAGTCTTTGTTGGAATGTATTGCCTAGTGTGCCACAACGGCAGAATGGAAGAGGGTCTTCGTGCGCAGATAAGAGACGTGCACAAAAATCCGAACGGCCCACAAGCACTGGCCAGAATCCTCTACGTCGACACCGGCCGCGAGGATGTTGTCGAGCTGGACTGTGTGTACCCCATCGACGCGGAAGCGACAGCCGAACCGCGCGGGACCGTGGAATGTTGCCTGCATAGGTTACGGccaacattgcgcagcacgcgcTCGGACTTGATGCATTTGTTGCCCGACGCCTGCGAACCTTCATACGaggatctggcctg ttccatatTCCACAGCGTCACGGACACGGGCGTCTACGAGGTTGATCTGTTCGTTATGTGCTCCACAAAGAGAATGGGACTGGTTAGACTAAATGTTGGCGAGAATCTTGTCTATAATGGCTATGCCGAATTCCTGAGTTACCTTTATGACATCCCGGCTATGGACGGAAACCCGGCCCAAACCTCAAGCACGCTTGCATTGCCCCCATGTGAAGAAGGCCGCTCCAAGACTCCTGAAACATCACCACCGACTCTTTCAGACCGCGGTGACACTCCCAGCGAGGGGTCGGCGCCTTGCTATGAATTAGCGGCGGCGGAAGAACCAAGGGGATATTCCTGGGAGATTACCGTCACATATATTTGCACACCTGATCACTGGTATGGACAGCTGACTTCCAGGTCGAAGGACCTTTTGGAAGTGTGCAGCATTATAAGCTCCTCGTCCAGCGAGAGCGCATGCTCTGAACCTGAAGTTAAAAAAGGCTCATACTTGATCTATCGTGATCTTCCACATGCGACGGGAGCCAGGGTAAGAGTTGAAGAGATTCTGGGCTGTGATAGATGTCGCATATTTTTATTGGACTATGGCAATAGGAAGGTAGTGAGTTCTTCATGCCTGTTTAGGTTGGACAGAAGACTTCGTTCCATAAGCCCTCTTGCACTGAGGTTCCATCTTACTGGTATTCGACCATGGACAGAGTGGACAGAGGCAGCTGTCACGAGATTTGAAGCACTCACTCAAGCTGACACCAAGCTTACAGTGGAAGTTCTGGAGACACAGAGCTGTGGTGACGAATTTGGTGACAAAGTCCACCTGGTAAAATTGTTTAGCAAGACTCATGGCAATGTGGCTGAGTGCATGATCAGAGATGGCTATGCAAGGATGCCAATTGAAAGAAAGGCAACACCTGTACAAAGTACAAATCTTGGAGACATGCAGTTTGATCCTATGCAGGATGACTACAACGATGTGCTTAATAGCTACGGTGTGAACACCGATGACCCAGGTGTGGCAACCTCGAAGTTTGCTGTCAAAAAGAGTCACCGCATCTGCAAATTTTTCAGCGCACAGGGCACTTGTAAGCAGGGACAGTATTTCGTTTACAGCCATGTTGCTGAAGAAGCAAATTCAGCGCTACTGCACGTAAATGAGCCAGTTCTGAGCCTTCCAAGAAATATGCGACCACCTGTTTTGGGAAGCTGGGTGTTTGGACAGGTGTCTGCATGCAAGAGCCCAAGTTTCTTCTTCCTGATATTCCCATATGGGAAAAGTCCGTTTGAGCAGCTGATTGTCGAAGACATGGCTTCCAGGTCAAAGCTGTCTTTGGAAAACCTCATGGAAGACATGCAACGTGAGTGCAATCTCAGGAAATTCAGCGAGGACAGATTGTTCACAAAGGCCGAAGGAGAGCTTGTGGCTGCGAGGAGCAGTCGCGACGCTCATTGGTACAGAGGACAAGTTGTCTCAGTTGGCCACGGTGATGTTCTCCAGGTGTTCTTTGTGGACTTCGGGTTTTGTGAGTGGGTACCAGTGAAGGAGGTGAAGGCCCTCGATGAGCGCTTCgcacacctgccattgcaggcaCATCCGGCTTGCATTGTGGCAGATGGATTCAGCTGCCCCGGTGACAAGACAGGATGGGACGCGGAAATGCGTGAGGTATTTCTGAACTGCGTCACTCGCAAGGATCTCCTTGTAGAAATTGTCCGAATTTTTGACGGACTTCTGCATGTCAGGCTGTACTTTTTGAAGGATGATATGCTCTTTAATGTAACTGACTGTATGACAGCTTGCAAGAGACGCTCGATCAAAGAAGAATGCCGTATGCGCTCCATCTCTACAAAAACTCGTATGGTGCCTCTTTAG